The Kangiella marina genome window below encodes:
- a CDS encoding HD-GYP domain-containing protein, producing the protein MSLIKVKVPTDSIDIGMFVVELDRPWTDVPLPFQKFEISTEREIKVLSEYCKYVYIEIDAFLWQKKKQQLANKSSTSTLPENTPIHHELPRASSTFQSAKEFVIELFESTKLGLDLDLEQSKQVINNCITSILSNANALFWLTRIKDRTHYTAEHSLRVSILAIAFGNYLKMDRKQLELLGLCGLLHDLGQTQIPEDIVKKAGPLNEAEYRVMQKHSLLGHELVIHDQTIDSAVKDVILNHHIHYDGKGYPKGLAGNSLSKFCRMVSIIDAYDSITSESPFKLSRSPREALKILFDQRDKQFDGKLVGKFIQMMGIYPPGSLVRMANGEVGIVISTDSKHKLQPKVELVQDDNGRLKRSIIIDLKRQPKDANGEPYKIAASLPDGSMGFDMRQYIQTTHQC; encoded by the coding sequence ATGTCATTGATCAAGGTCAAAGTACCTACCGATTCTATTGATATTGGAATGTTTGTCGTTGAACTCGACAGACCGTGGACTGATGTGCCCTTACCTTTCCAGAAGTTCGAAATTTCTACAGAGCGAGAAATCAAGGTACTGAGCGAATACTGTAAATACGTTTATATCGAAATAGATGCCTTCCTATGGCAGAAGAAAAAACAACAGCTTGCAAACAAGTCTTCAACGAGTACTTTACCTGAAAACACCCCAATTCATCACGAGTTGCCTCGAGCATCGAGTACTTTCCAATCGGCCAAAGAGTTCGTCATAGAATTATTTGAGTCGACAAAGTTGGGCTTAGACTTGGATTTAGAGCAAAGTAAACAAGTCATCAATAACTGTATTACCAGTATTCTCTCGAATGCTAATGCCTTATTCTGGCTAACTCGAATTAAAGATCGCACCCACTATACCGCAGAGCACAGCTTAAGAGTGTCCATATTAGCCATTGCTTTTGGAAACTACCTTAAGATGGATCGAAAGCAGCTCGAGTTGCTGGGGCTGTGTGGCCTGCTTCATGATTTAGGTCAAACTCAAATACCTGAAGATATCGTCAAAAAGGCTGGGCCTTTAAACGAAGCAGAGTATCGCGTTATGCAGAAACACAGTTTGTTGGGACATGAACTGGTGATTCATGATCAAACGATCGACTCAGCGGTTAAAGATGTTATCTTAAATCATCACATCCATTATGATGGCAAAGGCTACCCTAAAGGGTTAGCTGGAAACTCTCTCAGTAAATTTTGTCGTATGGTTAGTATCATTGATGCTTATGACTCAATCACTAGCGAGAGTCCTTTCAAACTCAGCCGTTCTCCTCGTGAAGCTTTAAAAATACTCTTCGATCAACGTGATAAACAATTTGATGGCAAATTAGTCGGCAAGTTTATCCAAATGATGGGGATTTACCCACCTGGCAGCTTGGTTCGAATGGCTAATGGCGAAGTCGGGATTGTCATATCAACCGACAGTAAGCATAAATTACAACCTAAAGTTGAGTTGGTTCAGGATGATAATGGTCGCCTCAAGCGCTCTATTATTATTGACTTAAAGCGCCAGCCCAAAGATGCTAATGGCGAACCTTACAAAATAGCTGCCTCCCTACCTGATGGCTCGATGGGCTTCGATATGCGCCAGTATATCCAAACCACCCATCAGTGCTAA
- a CDS encoding amidohydrolase, which yields MKQTLLGLLMMALLQPISYADTHDTKNQKIDQSADALEQKVIDWRRHLHQNPELGNREFETSKYIATHLKALGLEVQTGVAHTGVVAVLKGGSPGPVVALRADMDALPVKERVDLPFASKATGEYMGKEVPVMHACGHDTHVAILMGVAEILSGMKDELPGSVKFIFQPAEEGPPPGEEGGAELMVKQDVLKNPDVDVIFGLHISAGTDVGKINIRKEGIMASSDDFKITIDGKQAHGSTPWDSVDPIVTASQIINSLQTIVSRHMPLTQQASVVTVGSIHGGVRSNIIPEKVEMLGTIRTLSETDRTRIHELVRKKATAVGESMGATVTVDLPFSSAYPVTYNNPALTDEMMPTLEAVAGADNIQIINPITGAEDFSFYAREVPGVFFFLGGKPKGLPASEAAPHHTPDFYIDESGLKLGVKALSRLAVDYMEAHAKDKK from the coding sequence ATGAAACAGACATTATTGGGCTTGCTAATGATGGCATTGCTTCAACCCATCAGCTATGCCGACACGCATGACACAAAAAATCAGAAAATCGATCAAAGCGCCGACGCTCTAGAGCAGAAAGTCATTGATTGGCGTCGTCACCTCCACCAAAACCCAGAGCTGGGTAATCGCGAATTTGAGACCAGTAAATATATTGCTACACACTTGAAAGCACTCGGATTAGAGGTGCAAACAGGTGTAGCGCACACTGGGGTTGTCGCTGTGTTAAAAGGCGGAAGCCCTGGGCCTGTGGTCGCTTTAAGAGCCGACATGGACGCTCTCCCCGTTAAAGAACGTGTCGACCTGCCCTTTGCGTCAAAAGCAACTGGTGAATATATGGGCAAAGAGGTTCCTGTGATGCATGCCTGTGGTCACGATACGCATGTAGCCATTTTAATGGGTGTTGCAGAAATTTTATCAGGCATGAAAGACGAGCTACCTGGGAGCGTGAAGTTTATTTTCCAACCCGCAGAGGAAGGCCCTCCCCCGGGTGAAGAAGGCGGCGCTGAGCTGATGGTTAAACAAGACGTTCTTAAAAACCCTGACGTTGACGTGATCTTCGGATTGCATATCTCAGCCGGAACTGACGTCGGTAAAATTAATATTCGAAAAGAAGGCATCATGGCCAGCTCTGATGACTTTAAAATTACCATTGATGGTAAGCAAGCTCATGGCTCAACCCCTTGGGACTCTGTCGATCCGATTGTTACAGCGTCGCAAATCATCAATAGCTTACAAACCATTGTCAGCCGTCATATGCCACTAACGCAGCAGGCGTCAGTAGTCACCGTTGGCTCTATACATGGCGGCGTTCGCTCAAACATTATTCCTGAAAAAGTTGAAATGCTCGGGACTATTCGCACGCTCAGTGAAACTGATCGCACGAGAATTCACGAACTAGTACGCAAGAAAGCAACCGCCGTCGGTGAAAGCATGGGCGCCACAGTCACTGTTGATTTACCCTTCTCTTCGGCCTACCCAGTGACCTATAACAACCCTGCATTAACTGATGAAATGATGCCGACATTAGAAGCTGTAGCCGGTGCTGACAATATTCAAATCATTAACCCCATTACTGGCGCTGAAGACTTTTCATTTTATGCACGAGAAGTTCCTGGAGTCTTTTTCTTTTTAGGCGGTAAGCCTAAAGGTCTCCCCGCCTCGGAAGCTGCTCCGCACCATACGCCAGACTTTTATATTGATGAGTCAGGCTTAAAGCTTGGCGTAAAAGCCCTTTCGCGCTTGGCGGTTGATTATATGGAAGCGCATGCGAAGGATAAGAAGTAA
- the ansA gene encoding asparaginase: MAKKKVYIAYTGGTIGMKPSDQGFVPQKGFLGATLKSFPEFQHPEMPDITIHDYAEPIDSANMSPEDWHHIAEDIERNYDDYDGFVVLHGTDTMAYTASALSFMLEGLQKPVIFTGSQIPLTQLRTDARDNLINAVYLAANYPIPEVSLFFHDHLHRGNRTIKTDADGFAAFSSPNMPPLASIGSTIKVREHLVWQRKHKELTVRRFSSPKIAILTLFPGISDDLVRDFLAQDLDGVVLQSFGAGNAPVNNKPLMQAIDNATSQGKVIVNCTQCLKGSVNMSTYETGQVLMDAGVTSGFDMTTEAALAKLYYLFSRGLDADTIRDNMVISLRGELTN; the protein is encoded by the coding sequence ATGGCAAAGAAGAAAGTCTACATCGCATACACTGGCGGTACCATTGGGATGAAACCCAGTGACCAAGGTTTTGTGCCACAAAAAGGCTTTCTTGGTGCGACCCTAAAAAGCTTTCCTGAGTTTCAGCACCCCGAAATGCCAGACATCACCATCCATGATTACGCCGAGCCCATTGACTCAGCTAATATGTCGCCCGAGGACTGGCATCACATTGCTGAAGATATTGAACGCAATTACGACGATTACGATGGTTTTGTGGTACTGCATGGCACTGATACGATGGCCTACACGGCCTCAGCATTATCATTCATGTTAGAGGGCTTGCAAAAGCCGGTGATTTTTACAGGTTCACAAATTCCTCTAACTCAGTTAAGAACGGACGCGCGTGATAATTTAATCAATGCAGTTTACTTGGCAGCGAATTACCCTATTCCTGAAGTCAGTTTATTCTTTCATGATCACTTGCATCGTGGAAATCGCACGATTAAGACTGATGCGGATGGTTTTGCAGCATTTAGCTCACCGAATATGCCGCCGTTGGCCAGCATCGGTAGCACCATCAAGGTTCGCGAACACCTCGTTTGGCAGCGCAAACATAAAGAGCTGACCGTTAGACGCTTCAGTTCGCCCAAAATTGCGATTCTGACATTATTCCCTGGAATTTCTGATGACTTAGTCAGAGACTTCCTGGCACAAGATCTAGATGGCGTCGTATTGCAGAGTTTTGGCGCAGGTAATGCACCAGTGAATAACAAGCCTTTGATGCAAGCCATCGATAATGCCACCAGCCAAGGTAAAGTTATAGTGAACTGTACTCAGTGCCTAAAAGGCTCCGTCAATATGAGCACTTATGAAACGGGCCAAGTTCTAATGGATGCTGGGGTAACGTCTGGTTTTGATATGACGACCGAAGCCGCGCTTGCAAAGCTATACTATTTATTTAGCCGAGGGCTTGATGCCGATACTATCCGTGACAATATGGTGATCAGCTTACGCGGGGAGTTAACTAACTAA
- a CDS encoding OsmC family protein produces the protein MGQHFAHISWSRGDQAFINNQYSRGHQWHFDGGATVEASSSPHIVPLPYSVEANVDPEEAFVASLSSCHMLFFLSIAAKKRLIVDSYEDDAIGVMGEDEQGRAFVETVTLRPYVRFSGNKVPSLDQIEKIHHQAHELCFIANSVKTKVVIDIRTEC, from the coding sequence ATGGGACAGCATTTTGCGCATATAAGCTGGTCACGCGGTGATCAAGCATTCATCAATAATCAATACAGCCGTGGCCATCAATGGCACTTTGATGGAGGGGCAACTGTCGAAGCTTCTTCATCGCCTCATATCGTGCCGCTGCCGTATTCGGTTGAAGCCAACGTTGATCCGGAAGAAGCTTTTGTCGCATCACTATCGAGCTGTCATATGCTATTCTTTTTGTCGATTGCAGCGAAAAAGCGACTCATAGTCGATAGTTATGAAGACGATGCTATTGGCGTGATGGGGGAAGATGAGCAAGGCAGAGCTTTTGTTGAGACAGTGACACTTCGCCCTTATGTGAGGTTTTCCGGCAATAAAGTACCTAGTTTAGACCAAATCGAAAAAATACATCATCAGGCACACGAACTTTGTTTTATTGCTAACTCGGTAAAAACGAAGGTAGTTATCGATATTCGTACGGAGTGTTAG
- a CDS encoding site-2 protease family protein — MLPLLTNGHYAIFAIVLFVIIFSLTLHEFGHAYSAKLLGDDTAEKMGRLNLNPINHIDPMGLLFVVLIGFGYAKPVPVTHRKLKTTWAGAAVAAAGPLMNFLIALIAVNLQAAAYVFDIGALQSNVAQTSLSFLALINILLMLFNLLPIGPLDGHYVMEWLLPKSMKYKYHQWNGKYGTFFFLGLVVLSILGVPVFSFLWSAAQTMSGWINFFV, encoded by the coding sequence ATGCTTCCATTACTTACCAATGGCCATTACGCCATTTTCGCGATTGTTTTATTCGTTATCATCTTTTCATTAACGCTTCACGAATTCGGTCATGCCTATTCGGCGAAGCTTCTTGGCGATGATACGGCAGAAAAAATGGGGCGTTTAAACTTAAATCCCATCAACCACATTGACCCGATGGGGCTGTTATTTGTGGTATTAATCGGCTTTGGTTATGCCAAGCCCGTACCAGTGACGCATCGAAAACTGAAAACGACTTGGGCGGGAGCTGCGGTAGCGGCGGCTGGGCCTTTGATGAACTTTCTTATCGCCTTGATCGCGGTTAACCTCCAGGCTGCGGCTTACGTCTTTGATATCGGTGCTCTACAGTCTAACGTCGCACAAACCTCGCTATCCTTCTTAGCATTGATCAATATACTTCTGATGCTGTTTAATTTATTACCCATTGGTCCGCTTGACGGACATTACGTTATGGAATGGCTATTACCAAAGTCGATGAAGTATAAGTATCACCAATGGAATGGCAAATACGGCACCTTCTTTTTCTTAGGGCTCGTTGTACTCAGTATTTTGGGTGTTCCAGTGTTTAGTTTTTTATGGAGTGCTGCACAGACCATGTCGGGGTGGATTAATTTTTTTGTTTGA
- a CDS encoding acyl-CoA dehydrogenase, whose amino-acid sequence MLTIILLLALMGALYHRASLKVTSLVLAAILVAWSAYDGIPYVHWILFLAIFVPLNLTFVRRKLSARLLDVFKGIMPRISDTEQEALDAGTVWWEAEMFGGKPNWKRFHNFQKATLSKEEQEFIEGPLEELCSMINDWQITHIDRDLPPEVWNFIKEKGFFSFIIPKEYGGLGFSSYAQSRVLTKINSLSATAGSIVSVPNSLGPAELLMHYGTQEQRDHYLPRLAKGEDVPCFALTAIEAGSDAGGIPDKGVICKGQWNGKEVVGMKLTWNKRYITLAPVASLLGLAFKLYDPEGLLGDKEDLGITCALIPTDTDGVEIGRRHYPLSTPFQNGPTTGKDVFVPLDYIIGGPDNAGKGWRMLVDCLSAGRAISLPSSANGGVKMASYTTGAYARIRRQFNVPVGYMEGVMEALARIAGKTYMVDSMLTFTASGIDSGEKPSVASAIVKCHTTALARDVACDGMDVHGGKAVMMGPKNYMARAYQGAPISITVEGANILTRSLIIYGQGSIRCHPYVLKEIQATQNENRKEAIKDFDKALFSHVGFAMSNKIRTFWLGLTASLLVKKPQSDFTGRYYQRITRFSSALAFLSDVTMGVLGGELKRREMISGRLGDMLSNLYIASSVLKMYHDKGRPEHDKEIVQWSLEHCLYETQMAADGVLKNFPIGWLGKALRIVVFPLGLPLSPPSDKLSRKLARQLQEPQAMREELTHGAFKSESEGSNLYKVDKALRLQLEMEPIVKKFSQALGKRAGNHQVVPFAKEALDAGHITQDEYQLVLDAEEARLEVINVDDFAPEEMKHHLSEN is encoded by the coding sequence ATGTTAACAATAATATTACTTCTGGCCTTGATGGGTGCACTTTACCATCGAGCAAGCCTTAAAGTCACAAGCCTAGTATTGGCAGCGATTTTAGTGGCTTGGAGCGCTTATGACGGTATTCCATACGTACACTGGATTCTCTTCTTGGCCATTTTCGTGCCACTGAATCTAACCTTTGTGCGTCGCAAACTTTCAGCAAGACTGCTGGATGTCTTTAAAGGCATCATGCCGCGTATCTCTGATACAGAGCAAGAAGCGCTGGATGCGGGCACAGTATGGTGGGAAGCTGAAATGTTTGGCGGTAAGCCAAACTGGAAACGATTCCATAACTTCCAGAAAGCAACGCTATCCAAGGAAGAGCAAGAGTTTATCGAGGGGCCTCTTGAGGAACTGTGCAGCATGATTAATGACTGGCAGATTACTCATATCGACCGCGACCTGCCGCCTGAAGTTTGGAACTTCATTAAAGAGAAAGGTTTCTTTAGCTTTATTATTCCAAAAGAATACGGTGGTTTAGGCTTTTCGTCTTACGCCCAGTCTCGTGTATTAACCAAGATCAACTCGCTAAGCGCAACCGCAGGCAGTATCGTTTCAGTACCTAACTCGCTTGGCCCAGCTGAACTGTTAATGCACTACGGTACGCAAGAACAGCGCGATCATTATTTGCCGCGTTTAGCCAAGGGTGAAGACGTTCCTTGTTTCGCCTTAACAGCGATTGAAGCCGGTTCTGACGCTGGCGGCATTCCTGATAAAGGTGTGATCTGTAAAGGTCAATGGAACGGCAAAGAAGTTGTGGGTATGAAGTTAACTTGGAACAAGCGTTATATCACGCTAGCCCCAGTCGCCTCATTGCTCGGTTTAGCTTTTAAGCTGTATGACCCTGAAGGTTTACTCGGCGACAAAGAAGATTTAGGCATTACCTGTGCCTTAATCCCAACCGATACGGATGGCGTTGAAATCGGACGTCGCCACTATCCTTTAAGCACACCATTCCAAAATGGCCCGACAACCGGCAAAGATGTTTTTGTACCATTAGATTACATCATCGGTGGCCCTGACAATGCAGGCAAAGGGTGGAGAATGTTGGTCGACTGCCTATCAGCAGGTCGAGCAATTTCATTACCATCTAGTGCCAATGGCGGCGTCAAAATGGCCTCTTATACCACAGGCGCTTACGCACGTATTCGTCGACAGTTCAACGTGCCAGTGGGATATATGGAAGGCGTGATGGAAGCCTTGGCTCGTATCGCGGGCAAAACCTATATGGTTGACTCCATGTTAACCTTTACTGCGTCGGGTATCGATAGTGGTGAAAAGCCATCGGTCGCATCAGCTATCGTAAAGTGCCACACCACTGCCCTTGCCCGTGATGTTGCTTGCGATGGTATGGATGTGCATGGCGGTAAAGCCGTGATGATGGGGCCGAAAAACTACATGGCTCGTGCCTACCAAGGCGCGCCAATCTCCATTACGGTTGAAGGTGCGAATATCCTAACCCGAAGCTTAATTATCTATGGTCAGGGCTCAATCCGATGCCACCCTTATGTGTTAAAAGAAATTCAAGCAACACAAAACGAAAACCGCAAAGAAGCGATAAAGGACTTTGATAAGGCCTTATTCAGCCACGTCGGTTTCGCCATGAGTAATAAGATTCGTACGTTCTGGTTAGGCTTAACCGCAAGCTTGTTGGTTAAAAAACCGCAATCAGATTTCACCGGTCGTTACTATCAGCGCATCACTCGTTTTTCCAGCGCACTAGCGTTCCTGTCAGACGTCACCATGGGTGTCTTAGGCGGAGAACTTAAACGTCGCGAAATGATCTCAGGCCGCCTAGGCGACATGCTGAGCAATCTTTATATCGCTTCGTCGGTCTTAAAGATGTACCACGACAAAGGACGCCCTGAGCACGATAAAGAAATTGTTCAGTGGTCGTTAGAACACTGCCTGTACGAAACACAAATGGCGGCAGACGGTGTGTTGAAAAACTTCCCGATCGGCTGGCTAGGAAAAGCGCTTCGTATCGTCGTGTTCCCGCTTGGCTTACCATTGTCGCCACCGTCGGACAAACTCAGTCGCAAGCTTGCTCGTCAGCTACAAGAGCCACAAGCAATGCGCGAAGAGTTAACTCACGGCGCTTTCAAGTCTGAATCCGAAGGCAGCAACCTGTATAAAGTCGACAAAGCACTTCGCCTACAGCTTGAAATGGAGCCTATTGTTAAGAAATTCTCACAAGCACTCGGTAAACGTGCCGGTAATCACCAAGTCGTGCCATTCGCCAAAGAAGCGCTCGACGCAGGCCACATTACCCAAGACGAATACCAATTAGTGTTAGATGCAGAAGAAGCTCGACTCGAAGTTATTAATGTCGACGACTTCGCCCCAGAAGAAATGAAGCATCACTTGTCGGAGAACTAA
- a CDS encoding YeaC family protein: protein MRHLDFFYPAMDFSQLIKTLTPDMIERFSDAVETGKWPDGTALTEQQKETCIQAIMMYKASQTNDDAEPFTVTKDGDLVTGKKMRDAYPGQSANERQSKDSFVIDPSMIIPGKNTH from the coding sequence TTGCGTCATCTTGACTTCTTTTATCCTGCTATGGACTTTTCGCAACTTATCAAAACATTAACCCCAGACATGATCGAGCGCTTTTCTGATGCTGTGGAGACGGGGAAATGGCCTGACGGTACGGCTTTGACTGAACAACAAAAAGAAACCTGTATCCAAGCCATCATGATGTATAAAGCGAGCCAAACGAATGATGATGCTGAGCCTTTTACCGTGACCAAAGACGGTGACTTGGTGACAGGCAAAAAGATGCGTGATGCTTATCCTGGACAGTCAGCCAATGAGCGCCAGTCCAAAGACTCTTTTGTCATCGACCCATCGATGATTATTCCAGGTAAAAATACGCATTAA